The Hyla sarda isolate aHylSar1 unplaced genomic scaffold, aHylSar1.hap1 scaffold_1046, whole genome shotgun sequence genome has a segment encoding these proteins:
- the LOC130299339 gene encoding histone H4 has translation MSGRGKGGKGLGKGGAKRHRKVLRDNIQGITKPAIRRLARRGGVKRISGLIYEETRGVLKVFLENVIRDAVTYTEHAKRKTVTAMDVVYALKRQGRTLYGFGG, from the coding sequence ATGTCTGGACGCGGTAAAGGAGGGAAAGGTCTCGGTAAGGGCGGAGCCAAGCGGCACAGGAAGGTGCTCCGGGATAACATCCAGGGCATCACCAAGCCTGCCATCCGCCGTCTAGCTCGCAGGGGAGGTGTGAAGCGCATCTCCGGCCTCATCTATGAAGAGACTCGCGGTGTCCTGAAAGTCTTCCTGGAGAACGTCATCCGTGACGCCGTCACCTACACCGAGCACGCCAAGAGGAAGACCGTCACCGCCATGGACGTGGTGTACGCCCTCAAGCGCCAGGGCCGCACTCTCTACGGCTTCGGAGGTTAA